A single Lentisphaera araneosa HTCC2155 DNA region contains:
- the atpH gene encoding ATP synthase F1 subunit delta yields MLTSKAAKRYAKAFFSLAQDKGKLDEVRADFNALAELAAQSEELTTFLSSPLVAQDKRLELLKSLFEGKIGATAMSFVTFLNQKDRTPVLAEVCEYFEVFCNEAANVQLVTITSAQELSETQVKAIEVKLEAKLNKTIKASTELDASLLGGFKIAIGDQVIDHSITAQLNSLKQSIVNA; encoded by the coding sequence TTGACCTCAAAAGCAGCCAAAAGATATGCGAAGGCCTTTTTTAGCCTGGCGCAGGACAAGGGTAAGCTTGACGAAGTAAGAGCGGATTTTAACGCTCTTGCGGAACTCGCAGCTCAGTCGGAAGAATTGACTACTTTTCTTTCATCTCCACTCGTAGCCCAAGATAAAAGGCTTGAGCTTTTGAAGTCTCTGTTTGAAGGTAAAATTGGCGCAACTGCCATGAGCTTTGTGACTTTCCTTAATCAGAAAGACAGAACTCCAGTTCTCGCCGAAGTCTGTGAATACTTCGAAGTCTTCTGTAACGAAGCTGCCAATGTTCAGCTCGTTACTATCACTTCTGCCCAAGAATTGAGCGAAACTCAAGTCAAAGCAATCGAAGTGAAATTAGAAGCTAAGCTCAACAAAACCATCAAAGCTAGCACGGAGCTCGATGCTTCTTTGCTCGGCGGTTTTAAAATTGCTATCGGCGATCAAGTCATTGATCACTCAATCACAGCTCAACTCAACTCTCTCAAACAGAGTATCGTTAACGCGTAA